A region of Rhizorhabdus wittichii RW1 DNA encodes the following proteins:
- a CDS encoding major facilitator superfamily MFS_1 (PFAM: major facilitator superfamily MFS_1) — MLHRRATGQRYAFIVIAVTFLALLVAAALRSAPSVLILPLEAHFGWDRATISFAAAVGIFLYGLTGPFAAALMQSIGIRRTMIGGLALMAASSLASLWMTESWHYVLSWGVISGVGSGAIAPVLGATVVNRWFATRRGLMIGLLTASTATGSLIFLPAMAWLTRNGAWTPVALAVGLAAATLIPVVWLLMPDGPAAIGARRYGESPDALPPAENRRGAMLAITTLAEGMRSPAFWLLFGTFFVCGLTTNGLVGTHLIAYCGDNGISPVQAAGLLSLMGLFDLIGTTASGWLTDRYDPRKLLFVYYALRGLSLMALPAIDFQPTGLLLFAVFYGLDWIATVPPTMALANRHFGEAKAPIIFGWVMTGHQIGAAVAAFGAGLIREQTGSYLLAFVIAGAFGVLAAFAAMGLGRRAPAFAH, encoded by the coding sequence ATGCTGCATCGTCGCGCCACCGGACAGCGCTATGCCTTCATCGTCATAGCGGTCACCTTCCTCGCGCTCCTGGTCGCGGCGGCGCTGCGATCGGCGCCGAGCGTGCTGATCCTGCCGCTCGAAGCGCATTTCGGCTGGGACCGCGCGACCATCTCCTTCGCCGCGGCGGTCGGCATCTTCCTCTACGGCCTGACCGGGCCCTTCGCCGCCGCGCTGATGCAGTCGATCGGCATCCGCCGGACGATGATCGGCGGCCTCGCGCTGATGGCGGCGTCGAGCCTCGCCAGCCTGTGGATGACAGAGAGCTGGCATTATGTGCTGAGCTGGGGCGTGATCTCGGGCGTCGGCAGCGGCGCGATCGCCCCGGTGCTCGGCGCGACCGTGGTCAACCGCTGGTTCGCGACGCGACGCGGGCTGATGATCGGCCTGCTGACCGCGAGCACCGCGACCGGATCGCTGATCTTCCTGCCCGCCATGGCCTGGCTGACCCGCAACGGCGCCTGGACGCCGGTGGCGCTCGCGGTCGGGCTGGCCGCCGCCACGCTGATCCCGGTCGTCTGGCTGCTGATGCCCGACGGCCCGGCAGCGATCGGCGCCCGGCGCTATGGCGAATCGCCGGACGCGTTGCCCCCGGCCGAGAACCGGCGCGGCGCGATGCTGGCGATCACCACCCTGGCCGAGGGGATGCGCAGCCCGGCCTTCTGGCTGCTGTTCGGCACCTTCTTCGTCTGCGGGCTGACCACCAACGGCCTCGTCGGCACCCATCTGATCGCCTATTGCGGCGACAACGGCATATCGCCGGTGCAGGCGGCGGGGCTGCTGTCGCTGATGGGGCTGTTCGACCTGATCGGCACCACCGCCTCGGGCTGGCTGACCGACCGCTACGATCCGCGCAAGCTGCTGTTCGTCTATTATGCGCTGCGCGGCCTGTCGCTGATGGCGTTGCCGGCGATCGACTTCCAGCCGACCGGCCTGCTGCTCTTCGCGGTCTTCTACGGGCTCGACTGGATCGCGACGGTGCCGCCGACGATGGCGCTGGCCAACCGCCATTTCGGCGAGGCGAAGGCGCCGATCATCTTCGGCTGGGTGATGACCGGCCACCAGATCGGCGCCGCCGTCGCCGCCTTCGGCGCGGGCCTGATCCGCGAGCAGACGGGCAGCTACCTGCTCGCCTTCGTCATCGCCGGCGCGTTCGGCGTGCTCGCCGCCTTCGCCGCGATGGGCCTCGGCCGCAGGGCGCCGGCCTTCGCGCATTGA
- a CDS encoding HNH endonuclease (PFAM: HNH endonuclease): MSKLASPFGATGCLSPTHVVLLCDIGARGKGMWHWDQGHVEYFEFDTLRAISAFVQNHDFMSTSRQVLAAATGLPFPAPPTHSPQRQYARVLKLSLLISENGGVAQPTPVSLLLSQPGVITSDEYFHFLAQASTEPSPALKDWYPEAPFRYPLLVALKYLLAKAAVGSTPSATLDEIIGAYRATGFVGSEDDAAFIGSLGNDSAYTVKGLSAPDNLRRQARESLKVLCQISYLHVVRDRVFINLARKDAEIAFGELNPIGGPRAANRDAEIRRLANLFTGGSTLDFFDYPETVIAEVVESGFEEGNKVQKTHVTIERNSGLRKAFFAANPTTVCDVCNLDTARSYPWTERVMDLHHLLPLSSGTRVIGRGTTFDDLVPLCPSCHRAVHRYYGEWFRTTKRLDFHSRDEAVGVYTNMKSKFPGLIHA; this comes from the coding sequence GTGTCCAAACTTGCCTCTCCCTTTGGGGCAACCGGATGTTTGAGCCCGACTCATGTCGTGCTACTCTGCGATATCGGCGCAAGGGGGAAAGGCATGTGGCATTGGGACCAAGGTCACGTTGAATATTTCGAGTTCGACACACTTCGTGCCATTTCTGCTTTTGTTCAAAATCACGACTTCATGAGCACTTCGCGGCAGGTCCTGGCAGCAGCTACGGGCCTTCCATTCCCCGCTCCTCCTACTCATAGCCCTCAGCGCCAATACGCCCGCGTTCTGAAACTTAGTCTTTTGATCAGCGAGAACGGCGGCGTTGCACAACCTACCCCAGTTTCACTTCTGCTCTCCCAACCAGGCGTCATCACATCTGATGAATATTTCCATTTCCTGGCCCAAGCCTCAACAGAGCCAAGTCCTGCGCTAAAGGACTGGTATCCGGAAGCACCGTTCCGATATCCGCTGCTGGTTGCTCTGAAGTATCTTTTGGCCAAGGCGGCAGTGGGAAGCACACCGTCCGCCACTCTGGACGAGATTATCGGAGCCTATCGTGCGACTGGTTTCGTTGGGTCGGAAGATGACGCGGCCTTTATTGGCTCGCTCGGTAATGACTCTGCATATACAGTGAAGGGGCTGTCGGCACCCGACAATCTTCGCCGGCAAGCTCGAGAGAGCCTTAAGGTTCTCTGTCAGATTTCGTACCTGCACGTCGTCCGCGATCGGGTGTTCATCAATCTTGCTCGAAAAGATGCTGAAATAGCCTTCGGAGAGCTGAATCCCATCGGCGGGCCGCGCGCCGCGAATCGCGATGCTGAAATTAGGCGATTGGCGAATCTCTTCACGGGAGGCTCAACGCTCGACTTCTTCGACTATCCGGAGACCGTGATAGCAGAGGTCGTCGAAAGTGGCTTCGAGGAGGGGAATAAAGTTCAAAAAACGCATGTCACGATCGAGCGAAACAGTGGGCTGAGGAAGGCATTCTTCGCTGCAAATCCGACTACCGTTTGCGATGTCTGCAATCTCGACACTGCACGGAGCTATCCGTGGACCGAGAGGGTCATGGACCTCCACCACCTACTCCCCCTCAGCTCCGGCACTCGGGTTATCGGCAGAGGGACCACTTTCGACGACCTCGTGCCGCTGTGCCCCAGTTGCCACAGAGCCGTTCATCGCTACTATGGCGAATGGTTCCGAACCACGAAACGCCTAGACTTTCACAGCCGGGATGAGGCGGTCGGGGTCTACACCAATATGAAATCGAAGTTCCCAGGGCTTATCCATGCATAG
- a CDS encoding DNA-cytosine methyltransferase (TIGRFAM: DNA-cytosine methyltransferase~PFAM: C-5 cytosine-specific DNA methylase), which translates to MHSALLQFETPHLIEQMRLLKKVAAVDGDLPPELDRIGWTYDDLVYEVSGPKRWRGPSPLHLGDISSAATGIPLVSFFTGCGGMDLGFESVGYQHVAAFEINELFCKTLRRNRPEWKVFGPPVHSGDVSMFENVAAALRTVIKAPFEGVFAGGPPCQPFSIAANQRFAKWGDKFKRTGFAHEKNGNLLFDFVRLIIEFRPKAFVIENVPGLRDLDGGEQLEAAIESLKAAGYAVSEPKILDAAQHGIPQQRFRLFVIGSRTGNEYYPPAPLNYVVGSGSVLFRSTAGVPNNETREHRAGSLLRYMRLGYGARDQLGRVDRLDPKLPSKTVIAGGTKGGGRSHLHPEIPRTLSVRECARLQTFPDDYVFVGASARQFTQVGNAVPPVLAARVGKAVAEAFF; encoded by the coding sequence ATGCATAGCGCACTCCTCCAGTTCGAAACGCCGCATCTGATCGAGCAGATGCGGCTACTTAAGAAGGTAGCAGCCGTAGACGGCGACCTTCCGCCTGAACTGGATCGGATTGGCTGGACTTACGACGATCTGGTTTATGAAGTGTCGGGGCCCAAGCGTTGGCGTGGACCGTCCCCGCTCCATCTTGGAGATATCTCGAGCGCGGCCACCGGCATACCGCTGGTCAGCTTTTTCACCGGATGCGGGGGAATGGATCTGGGGTTCGAATCTGTCGGTTACCAACACGTGGCAGCTTTCGAAATCAACGAACTGTTCTGCAAGACTCTCCGCCGCAACCGCCCCGAATGGAAAGTCTTTGGCCCGCCAGTTCACTCAGGCGATGTGTCGATGTTTGAGAATGTCGCGGCCGCTCTGCGGACCGTGATTAAGGCACCTTTTGAAGGCGTTTTTGCCGGTGGGCCACCTTGCCAGCCATTCTCAATCGCTGCGAATCAGCGGTTCGCGAAATGGGGCGACAAGTTCAAGAGAACGGGCTTCGCTCATGAGAAAAACGGGAATCTCCTTTTCGATTTTGTACGCCTCATCATTGAGTTCCGGCCGAAAGCGTTCGTCATTGAAAACGTGCCTGGCTTGCGAGATCTGGACGGGGGCGAGCAGTTGGAGGCCGCCATTGAAAGCCTTAAAGCAGCAGGATACGCAGTAAGCGAGCCCAAAATACTCGATGCGGCCCAACACGGCATCCCACAGCAGCGGTTCAGGCTGTTCGTGATCGGTTCTCGGACCGGGAACGAATATTATCCGCCTGCACCTCTCAACTATGTCGTCGGCAGCGGCAGCGTTTTGTTTAGATCCACGGCGGGTGTTCCGAACAACGAAACCCGCGAGCATCGCGCCGGCTCCCTTTTACGCTACATGCGGCTAGGATATGGAGCACGAGACCAGCTTGGCCGCGTAGATCGCCTAGACCCCAAGCTGCCCTCTAAAACCGTGATTGCAGGCGGCACTAAGGGCGGAGGGCGTTCGCACCTGCATCCGGAAATCCCCCGGACACTAAGTGTTCGAGAGTGCGCCCGGCTGCAGACCTTTCCGGACGATTACGTCTTTGTGGGGGCCAGCGCTCGACAGTTCACGCAGGTCGGCAATGCAGTCCCTCCTGTTTTGGCCGCAAGAGTCGGCAAGGCAGTTGCAGAGGCCTTCTTCTAA
- a CDS encoding T/G mismatch-specific endonuclease (PFAM: DNA mismatch endonuclease vsr) → MADILTSAERSERMARIRAKDTAPELRVRRLLHRFGYRFRLHRVDLPGCPDIVLPRHRTVIFVHGCFWHQHPDPACRRARLPKSRQDYWVPKLRRNAQRDAAHRISLERAGWRVLEIWECETSHLSKLEGTLRSVLGNSGL, encoded by the coding sequence GTGGCAGACATCCTCACCAGCGCTGAACGCAGCGAACGCATGGCCCGTATTCGCGCCAAGGACACTGCACCGGAGTTGCGAGTGCGGCGGCTATTGCACCGGTTCGGTTATCGGTTCAGATTGCATAGGGTCGATCTGCCGGGCTGCCCCGATATCGTGCTCCCACGCCACCGGACGGTAATCTTTGTGCATGGGTGCTTCTGGCATCAACATCCCGATCCCGCTTGCAGGCGGGCAAGACTGCCGAAATCACGACAAGATTACTGGGTCCCCAAGCTACGACGCAATGCTCAGCGCGACGCAGCGCACCGCATCAGCTTGGAGCGAGCGGGATGGCGCGTCCTCGAGATATGGGAGTGTGAGACCTCGCATTTGAGCAAGCTCGAAGGAACTCTTCGTTCCGTACTCGGCAACTCTGGCCTTTAG
- a CDS encoding manganese and iron superoxide dismutase (PFAM: manganese and iron superoxide dismutase), producing the protein MSMNRRTLMAATVAAGAAAGLPALAQPPADAFAPQPLPFDPNAIPGLSARLLTSHHDNNYVGAVKRLGAIRQAFAGLDPATAPGFSINGLKREELSAWNSMILHELYFAGLGRPTGPGAKLAAAIERDFGSHDRWAAEFGAMGKALGGGSGWVLLMWSNRDRRLVNQWAADHMATLAGGTPLLALDMYEHAYAIDYGAKAAAYVDAYMAAVDWSQADHLFARLT; encoded by the coding sequence ATGTCGATGAATCGCAGAACCCTGATGGCGGCGACCGTCGCCGCCGGCGCGGCCGCCGGCCTGCCCGCGCTGGCGCAGCCGCCGGCCGATGCGTTCGCGCCCCAGCCCCTGCCGTTCGATCCGAACGCCATTCCCGGCCTGTCGGCGAGATTGCTGACCAGCCATCACGACAATAATTATGTCGGCGCGGTGAAGCGGCTCGGCGCGATCCGGCAGGCGTTCGCCGGGCTCGACCCGGCCACCGCGCCGGGCTTCTCGATCAACGGCCTGAAGCGCGAGGAGCTGAGCGCCTGGAACTCGATGATCCTGCACGAGCTGTATTTCGCGGGGCTGGGGCGACCGACCGGGCCCGGCGCGAAGCTGGCCGCCGCGATCGAGCGGGACTTCGGCAGCCATGACCGATGGGCGGCCGAGTTCGGCGCGATGGGGAAGGCGCTGGGCGGCGGATCGGGCTGGGTGCTGCTGATGTGGAGCAACCGCGACCGGCGTCTCGTCAACCAGTGGGCGGCCGATCATATGGCGACCCTGGCGGGCGGCACGCCGCTGCTGGCGCTCGACATGTACGAACATGCCTATGCCATCGACTATGGGGCGAAGGCGGCCGCCTATGTGGACGCTTACATGGCGGCGGTCGACTGGTCGCAGGCGGACCACCTGTTCGCGCGCCTGACGTAA
- a CDS encoding chromate transporter, chromate ion transporter (CHR) family (TIGRFAM: chromate transporter, chromate ion transporter (CHR) family~PFAM: Chromate transporter) has protein sequence MRAAAVPAAPIARPAPVTLGEACRVWAKIALLSFGGPAGQIAVMHRVLVEEKRWIGEHRFLHALNYCMLLPGPEAQQLATYIGWLLHERRGGVMAGLLFILPGVVSIMALSWIYVLYGALGIIAALFFGLKAAVLAIVVQAVLRIAGRALKNPVMVAIAAAAFVALFFFAVPFPVVVIGAGAIGFVGGRRGAAAFAVGGGHKASAGAIVADADTLLGEELPAHAVPTLARTLLDAFVWLALWLVPVALLLVLLGRGDVFSQIAVFFSSMAMVTFGGAYAVLSYVAQEAVQTYHWLQPREMLDGLGMAETTPGPLIMVVQFVGFLGAYREATGMPPLLAATLGGLLATWVTFAPCFLWIFLGAPFIERMRSNRAMAGALSAITAAVVGVILNLAIWFAIHTLFRQTARLAAGPLAVDLPVPASIDIWAALLCLAAVVAMFRLRLGVTATLAMTSAAGVALHLFAII, from the coding sequence ATGAGGGCCGCCGCCGTGCCGGCCGCCCCGATCGCCCGCCCCGCCCCGGTGACCCTCGGAGAGGCGTGCCGGGTCTGGGCGAAGATCGCGCTGCTGTCGTTTGGGGGGCCGGCCGGCCAGATCGCGGTGATGCACCGCGTGCTGGTCGAGGAGAAGCGCTGGATCGGCGAGCACCGGTTCCTGCATGCGCTGAACTACTGCATGCTGCTGCCGGGCCCCGAGGCGCAGCAGCTCGCCACCTATATCGGCTGGCTGCTCCACGAGCGGCGCGGCGGGGTGATGGCGGGGCTGCTGTTCATCCTGCCCGGCGTCGTGTCGATCATGGCGCTGAGCTGGATCTATGTCCTCTACGGCGCGCTCGGCATCATCGCCGCGCTGTTCTTCGGCCTCAAGGCCGCCGTGCTCGCCATCGTGGTGCAGGCGGTGCTGCGGATCGCCGGCCGGGCGCTGAAGAACCCGGTCATGGTGGCGATCGCCGCCGCCGCCTTCGTCGCCCTGTTCTTCTTCGCGGTGCCGTTCCCCGTCGTGGTGATCGGCGCCGGCGCGATCGGCTTCGTCGGCGGGCGGCGCGGCGCGGCGGCCTTCGCGGTCGGCGGCGGCCACAAGGCCTCGGCCGGCGCGATCGTCGCTGACGCGGACACGCTGCTGGGCGAGGAACTGCCCGCCCATGCCGTGCCGACGCTCGCCCGGACATTGCTCGACGCGTTCGTCTGGCTGGCGCTGTGGCTGGTTCCGGTGGCGCTGCTGCTCGTCCTGCTCGGCCGGGGCGACGTCTTCTCGCAGATCGCGGTCTTCTTCTCGTCGATGGCGATGGTGACGTTCGGCGGCGCCTATGCAGTGCTGTCCTATGTCGCGCAGGAGGCAGTGCAGACCTATCACTGGCTGCAGCCGCGCGAGATGCTCGACGGCCTCGGCATGGCGGAGACGACGCCCGGCCCGCTCATCATGGTGGTGCAGTTCGTCGGCTTCCTCGGCGCCTATCGCGAGGCGACGGGGATGCCGCCGCTGCTCGCCGCGACGCTGGGCGGCCTGCTCGCGACCTGGGTGACCTTCGCCCCCTGCTTCCTGTGGATATTCCTCGGCGCGCCGTTCATCGAACGGATGCGGAGCAACCGGGCGATGGCCGGCGCGCTGTCGGCGATCACGGCGGCGGTGGTCGGGGTGATCCTCAACCTCGCCATCTGGTTCGCCATCCACACGCTGTTCCGGCAGACCGCCCGGCTGGCCGCCGGCCCGCTCGCGGTCGACCTGCCGGTGCCGGCGAGCATCGACATCTGGGCGGCGCTGCTGTGCCTCGCGGCGGTGGTCGCGATGTTCCGGTTGCGGCTGGGCGTGACCGCGACGCTGGCGATGACCTCGGCGGCGGGCGTCGCGCTGCATCTCTTCGCTATCATCTAA